GGACGGCAGGAGTCAACCTCTATATTGTCCACGATGGGGAAGTTTTGAAGATACCTTCCTGTGTGCCCAGGTGGCCCTTGGAGGCCAACATAGAGGCAGTAATAACCATGGATACCCCGAGCATCAAAGTCAATAGTGACAAGGTCAGCAATGCCGcagtggaagagggagaggaagagaggctGCAGGCTTGAAAAGACATCTTTATAAGCTTTATAAGCATCTGCAGGGAGGACCTGCaaagttaggggaggggctgtggctcagtggcagagcatctgttttacatgcagaaggtcccaggttcaatccccagcatctccagttaaagggaccaggcaagcaggcgatgtgaaagacctccgcctgagaccctggagagccagtctgagtagacaatactgacattgatggaccaagggtctgattcagtaaaaggcagcttcatgtgttcatgtgtatacaaTACGAGCATAAACTGGTTTAACTTCCATGGCTTCCCTCTGCCCAAAACACTAAGCAGTGTAGCCATTTTAAGGGTAAAGAGAATTCTGGTGAGCATGCCAATGCAGCATAAGGGAATGAGCGCTGGCCTTCAGCTGCAGAGGCCTAGGTTCAGATCCTTACTCAGTAATGAGGCTCACCACACGCCGGGGCTCTGGCTGGTCCCTCTCTTTCAGCTGAAACCTGCCCGGCTTTCAGTCCCCttctctgccatggcagcagaTCTCTAacgcctcagcctctgtgcccatTTTGtgggccctccagggcagctggttggccggTGTGGGAAAGGGGATGCTGGGTGGGCTGgttggacccctggtctgatcccgcaggacTCTTATTTTCTAATGCCTGACAAAGTTGTTAAGGTAAATTAGGAGGAATCATATACAGTGTCCTGAGCACTGGCGGTAGCGTGGAGTAAAAAAATGCAATTGGATTTCCTCTTAAGCTGTATCAAAGGATTCTcactgccatgaaaaaaacaaccacaagatAGATCATGTTACTTCATGGGGTGTCACAACGAAAGCTCTCCCAACTTAAAATGGTTTTAAACCTGTTGTGTGGATACGCTTAAATGTGGTATAGCAGGGCTGGGTTCCCTGTTAGTCTGTTATTGAAACTGACCTCTGCAGTGCGGTTTCTTGGCAGGTCAGAATTTCATACTACAAGAACAACGGGAAGGGGCCCATGGCTCAAACTCTGCTCCACCTCACCTGCATAGGTAAGGCTGCTGAAATCAAGcaggaaagttttttaaaaattgaggtgCCTAGAGAGGAATGTACCTGCTTCTGGTGCTGGCCAGTCCAAAGTGGATCAGAGACCTTACACCAAACACAGAGGATTTTCTTTTCCCTCTTGTGCTGCAGAGATCTCCTTGGATGTCGATACAAGCCGCTCAGGAACTGTGAATAGGAAAGCTAAAAACAAGgtagaatatatttatttatggacTCGATTTTAATTATTTCTGTCACTATTTTCTCCACCAAAGGCACTCAAGATGGCTATAGTATGTATATATAGATACATAATATTAAATTCCTATTATTAAAGAAACATGATGaacaaattggttcttgtaggttatccgggctgtgtaaccgtggtcttggtattttctttcctgaagtttcgccagcagctgtggcaggcatcttcagaggagtaacactgaaggacagtgtctgataacctacaagaaccaatgaactctgaccgtgaaagccttcggcaatatgATGAACAAACATGATGAACAGAAAGCCTGGGTAGATAAgtatatggccatttatgcatgggaggttttgccttggatttgccgctctctaggcgcacatttttcccatctgaattctcaaaactcaaaaataaacccccatacagagttttgagaatctggatggggaaaatgtgcatctagagagtggcaaatccaaggcaaaacctcccatgcataaatggccagtcttTAGCTGGTGGCAGGACCTTAACATACTCAGTGGCAGCTGAATATCTAAGGAGGCAGCACTTCATAATCGAAGCCTCGTTTTGCATTGCCTCCTGCATTATTTCAGATAGAAGAGGCACATGGGCGTTTCAGAAATGATCTGTTGCTTGACTAATGTAGACCTAGAGTTTGAGCACTGAGCTTAGAAGGACTCCTGCCCTACAAGAGTGACTCATATGCATGTGGCTCTCAAAGCCGATCTGTTCTGGGTCCTCCAGGCAAGTAGCGTCAGAGTGGTCAGTCGGAGGGTGTCTGTTGAAGGCCAATTTTATTCTGCCCCTCATCAAGGCTGGAGTCGAGTATCTCTTAATACCTTCCCTGgcaggacaggaagggaaggagagggcaCGTGGCTTCCTGGACAAGCAGCCGGGCAAAGCAGGATGGAACGCTCGGCAGGCTCAGAGGAGCCCTTGTCTGTTTGCATGATGACAGCAGGAACAACAGTGTTCCTTTTTCAGTGGTGGAATTCCCCAGGGTTGTTGCTCAATTTCATCATATTTATAAGGATGAGTGATTAACAGGGAAATGTCACCTTGTGGTGGTGCTTCCCTGTAAACATGCTTGCATGAGCTCAGCTAGGTAGATTTAtgctgattaaaaaacaacaacaatctgcATAATTCTTCCCAGCAGCAGAAACCAGCTTTGTCCTTAGCCACTGTGACAGTGGGAGGGGCACTCTTTTTCATAACCCCCCCTGTAGAAGCTGCATGGAAGAAGCCCTGTCTCCCCGGTGGCTGGGGCGGGGGCAGGTGTGGGGTTCCACGTCTTTGTGCTGGCAAGACCTGCCACTGATTTTTGCCTGTGCAGAAAAAGTGGACGTGGGGCCCAGAAGGCAAAGGAGCCGTCCTCCTGGTCAACTGCGACAGAGATTGCCTTGGAGCAAAGGACATGGACAACCAGGACCTGAGAGTGGAATCGTACGCAGGTTGGTGAGCAATTCAAGCAAGGCTGCTGCTTCCTGACCAGGGGGTGGAGATTAGCGAACAATCCTGTTGAGGAACTTCAACAGTATGGATTTCCTGCTTTGTGAATTTTGCACCACCACCACGTACGCCTTGAATGCTGCACACAGATCTCCTCCAACTAGGTGTGTGTATGCACATTTCAAAGTGCTCACTAACTGCTTGGGTGTGAGGGCCAGACAAAAGGGAGGATTAGGGAGATGTGGAATCTAATCCCTGCCTGCTTTGGGAAAGCACCAGTGGATGTATTAAAAAGCCTGCTGGTCTCCTTAGCGAAGCTGTCCTTTCCTTCCGCCGTATTCTTATCACCACTGTTCTCTTCAGACCTCAAGGACATGTCTCTAATGATACTGACCACTTCCGGACCCGAAGACATTTTTGACGACTACCAGCTGATCCTTCACGTTTCGGCCTCTGACCACGACAAAGTGGGCGTCTTTCACGCAAAGGGTAAGGGCCTGCAGCCTTCTTAAGCTCCCgtgcctcatttatttatttatttatttatttactatccctcttttctccccaatggggttcCAAAGCGGTTTACAGTATTGTCCTGTCCTCTGGTTTACCCTGGCAatgaccaccctgtgaggtaggtgaggctgagtgtgtggctggcccaaggccacccagtgagcttctgtggcagagtggggattcgaacctggctctcccagatctcggtctgacactcttaaccactataccatgctggcaaattagTTATTTGTTCTATTTAGTTGGTTCTttgtttttattccacccttccctcAAGGAGTTCAGGGAAGCTAATATACTCTGCCCCCattttcatcctcacaataaaCCCTGCCAGGTAGGGCAGGGTGAGAGGGGGGTCATCCATTGAGCTGCATGGCAGTGGGGGGAGGACGGGAAGGGGTCTCCCTCTCCAGTCTGTGGTTGCGACTTCTGTAACTGGATGATACATGTAAGAACATTTGAGCTGAGCCAGCTGAGGGTTTGCCTGCAAAATAAACGGAGAACCCCAGGTCAGAGTTTATCTTTTGTTTGGTTTACAGGGGGAAAGAAGCTGAACCATTACAAGCATGTTCTGGGATCAGGGAAGCTCTCCTACGCGGTGGAACGTGACGGCTTCCAAGAGAACACCTTCTATGTGGAAGGGCTGGCCTTTCCGGATGTCGACTTCTCAGGGCTGGTATCCTTCCACGTTACGCTGCTGGAGAACCCATCTGCGGTATGCGGGCATGTGCCAAGAAGCAGCGGGGCCTTGTGGTGCCAGATTCATAGGTGTAAAAGTTTGAGAATGGGCACAGGAGGGAGAATTCTGGCAGGGCCGTTCTGCAGCACCAGTCAGGGTGCGGGTGGGCTTGCCCATTTAAAGTCTGATGGAGAAAAAAGATGGAGACAGAATCATGCAAAGCTTGAGCGTGACGGTGGTGTGGTCTAGAAGAAATGGGATCTCGCTGATTGAGTCACCAGTCCCAACTGGATCCTTTggaagctttgattctcgaaagctcataccctgaaaatcttgttagtctctaaggtgctcctagaCTCGAATCCAGcggttctactgcaggccaacacaggctgccctctgaaaccatCCCAGCTAGGCAGTGACTCAAATGTAAATTGTCTGAGAAGCCCAGAGTTGTTTCCCTAAGGCCAACAAGTCCCTTCCATTGGCCATCTCAAGACAGAAGCTGCCTTTGGAGAACTTGGACTGTCAGTCCCCTCCTGATTCTCGGCACCCTTCTCAGACCTTTTACACCTTTCCTCCCTGTTACAGGCGATGCCAGATGTTCCCATTTTCAATGACACCGTGGTTTTCCGGATGGCTCCATGGATAATGACCCCAAATACCTTGCAGCCAATAACGGTTTATGTCTGCAGGTAAGGGGGTTCATGCTCAAACAGTTGTGTGTGTTGTGCTTAGAATTCTGAGCAGCAGCCCCCAGATTCTGGGCCCAGCATCTTCTGACAGTGTGCATCCTGAGAGGGTTACACCTGGGGTGGGGTCAGTTTTAATCTAGGGGTGCCGACAGAGCAATGTGTGATCTCAAAGCTGCTCCCTTTGATCATCTGTGAGGGTTCATGAGATGCTGGGCCACAGGGAGAGGCAAAGGGGGTTTGGTCTGGCTGGGAGGATCGATCATATTAGCATTTGAGACTTTCATCTTCTTTGCATTCTCGACTTTGTTAGATAATGTTTCGGGTCAGGTattctctttctctgtctgccTTCTCCCTTTCTCAAACCGGATTAAAGTTTTCTTGTTATGTAAACCCTTACTTCAACTGTGAATGTTAGTTTTTGTGTGACTGGCtccaattttcttgctttctcattTTGATATCCAGTGTTAAGTACAATGCTGACTTTGTAGCAGCTGTGAGTAAGCTCACTGCGAAGGCTGGTTGCAAACTGATCATCTGCCCAGAGCAGGAAAATCGTTCGGACCGCTGGATTCAGGTAGCTCCCAGAACACATCTGTGACCCAACCCGGGAATGTCCCTGGAAAAAAAACTTAATGCACTCAGATTATTGCCTTGTAACAAAACCATATTTGATGCATGAAAGGGTCATCAGCAGAGAAAATGGGCGTCATGAGGCTCTGAGATGGAGTTGAGATTCGGGGTGTTCCAGGGCGGACTTGCCCCGGTGGTTTGAAATATGTGGGTACCTGAGACAGTTGCTGTTGTGCTCACCTGTTGGCATGAGGAAGTAAGGAGCATCTCTGTTTCTCTTCATTTTCCGGAACAGGATGAGATGGAGATTGGCTATGTGCAAGCTCCCCATAAAGGGTTTCCGGTGGTCTTCGACTCCCCTAGAAATGGATTGCTGAAGGATTTCCCATTTAAAGGTGTTTTGGTATGTGGTTGAACTTCCTGACTTGTGCCTCAAGGCTAAAGAAATGGTGAGATTTGCATAAAGGGCTTGCCCCAGTACTCAGCTGTCTGCCACCCCCTCCAACACAACAGGCTTTCTCTGCAGGTGAAAACTGGCAGAATCAATTGAACCATTTTTCCTATCCAGTGCTCGGCTTGCATGACTGCGGAAACTTTGCACTGGTTAATCCAATTTTGCAAAAAtttttgtcatcaagtcgcagctgacctatagCGATctctcaaggggttttcaaggcaagagacgttcagaggtggtttgccattgcctgcctctgcttcacaaccctggacttccttggtggtctcccacccaagtactaaccagggctgaccctgcttagcttccaagatttggcaAGATCGagtgagcctgggccatccagttaaGTTTGTTAGTTGACTGAAGCAGAGACAGAGAAACTCCACGGGGCAGCCAAGGAATAATTTGCAGTGCCATTCTTTGACTAGGCATGCAAGGATCCCCCTGATTGGTGTGTCCATCTTAGCTCAGCATTCTAtctgtctagtacatttttatgccaccatttctccaaggagttcaggacagCATACACCGTTCTCACTGTTGAGGTTAAGGGTTAAGTTTACCCAGAGAGCTCCATGGcattgtggggatttgaacctgggtctccaagattctAGACCAATACTCTAAATCCTACCTTGTCACTGATGTCCTCTGTGTCTACATGCTCATAAGTAGTGCCTGACGGAGGCACCTATTGCCTGTAGATTACACCGAGCCTTTATTAATCACAGGTGGAGTGTATCAGAACACTGAGGTTTCATTCTATCTACGGTGGGTAATATTGACTAAACACATTTCTGTCCCACACTGCCATCTGAATTCAGCTCTCCTGGGCAGGTCACAGTAAAGTGAAAACTGTATAAACAAACTAATTAACATATTACAAATTTAAAGGATAAGAGAACCCAGTGAATCCACTAATAGATCTATGTGTATAAAAATTGTACATAAAATTATTTGTAAGAATTGGTCAAACTATACCCAATTTTATTCTGCACCATCATTTGCTGGTTCTGTGGTGGTGAGAATGACCTAACTCTGCTCTCCACGAAAGGGCCCAGATTTTGGTTATGTGAAACGCGAGCCAGCTGATAAGAAGACTGTCTCCGGCTTGGACTCCTTTGGAAACCTTGAAGTCAGCCCTCCGGTGACCGTCAGGGGCAAGCAGTACCCCCTGGGCAGGATCCTCCACGGGAGCTACTTCCCCAGgtgagaagggggagagagaagtgtCAATCAGCATGGCTTCCTGGGGGAGAATCATACTTGCTTGGGGGAGCGGTATTAGTGAAGAAGTGTTCTGTATGGACCTCTCCCTCTTGGCTGCTGTCATGAAGagtggctgtggggggggggagtcttccaGCCCTGGGCCATAACGTGCAGCAGCCCTTGCCAGAGCACTCAGGGCCATCCCATAATGAGATTTCCCATCCCTGGCCCATATTTGGTGGCTTCTGGCAGGACGTGTCCATGGAATGAAAAGCACACTCACATGGTATCCTTTCTGTCCTGGCCAGAGCTCAGGGCAGAGCATCCAGCTGTCCTTTCccagttttatcctcaccacaaccctgccaagtaggtgaggtgactggccaaaggtcaccccaCAAGTGGAGATGTGTACCTGAATCTCCCCACTCTGACACTCTAgcctaggggtggggaacctccggcccacgggccatttaaggcctgcaacATCATCTGGTGCCGCCTGCCAACTCTCCTGCAGAAGCCGCCTTTGTCGCCGCAGGGCCATGCGCATGCGTGTGAAGCCAGAAAGGCTCCCCCCAATTGCCGGGCCGCTAACACAGcccagtgagtgtgtgtgtgtggagggtgggggaaagctGGGAAggcgtgtgtgcatgtgtgagtgtggggggaagcctccttccctctctttccttccttccctccctcctctgcatagcctctcctagggttgccaacctccaggtggtggctggagacctggcaaccccagcctttcccccccctccaccgggagatctacacctggtatggcccccgaatgatgttataaatgtgcaaatggcccttggtaggaaaaaggttccccatccctgctctagcctCTATGCTACGCTGAGTCTCCTCACTTTTGGTCCTGAATCTTGTGGCAAGCACTGCTTTGTGTTATGAATCAGGAACAGAAAGCTGGCACGGCAGAAGCAAGGAAACAGGCACAAAGTCTCTGGGAAATTCCAGGTGCGCAGCCCTGCTCGTGCGCAAgcggcaaaataaaacaggagtctggtggcaccttCAGGATTCAGACAATCTATTCCAGCAGGAGCCTTTGTGAGCCAGAGCCCATGTCATCAGATGTTCATGTTGTACATCCATATGTTTGTATTCACAATAGAAACtccggtgtgggggagggagcgcATGTGAACGTTACAAAGAGAGGCCCAGTTGAAAGCAGCATCCCAACCCAAAAGCAGTCTGTTGGCCAGAGCGGGCGTGGGCCGCTCACAACTGCTGACAGGCAGACAAAGTAGAATTAGCATAGGAGATAGTTCAGGATGAGCCGGATAAGCAGATACAAAAGGAAGTTGCAGAGGTATGGCTGGACTCATTTCGAGAGACGCAGGGTGTCAGCACCCGCGGTGAGAGGAATCCCCTGTTACAAATAGTCTTGAACTGAGTAATGTAGTAGGAGATCTGAAGTAGTCAGCAGTTGCACACTGGATTCACATTTAAAGTTCGTTTGTCAGAGAGTGGTGACTTTTAGATGAGTAGCTGAATGCCGTGGCCTTGACGGGGATAAAGTTCATGATGCCTCGTAGTGCCTCTTGGTGGGGGATGTTGCTGCCTAGAGCCTCAGCATCCACAGGGGCCACAATGCTGTTTCCTGGGAGACGGTCAACGGGCCATCGTTTTCTCAGTAGTGTCATGCAAGAATCAAGGCGGTTTTGATAGCCTTGGGCCTGAGGACAGAGTCCGTGTGGCCAGGCATCGCCCGCAGCGATTGTGCCAGTGCCTGAGGCAATGGGGTGCTGTGGGGTGCCAGCCCTCTGTATTTTGGGTAGCAGGTAGAAAGAGCCTGGCTGAGGTTCTGGGGCATGTCGATGTCCTGTTCCTGTATACGTAATCTATCCTTTATCATCCCCGCCtcatcacacaatgcataatggCATTTGTTGCTACAGGAAGCACCGATGGCCAAAGGCTTGCATAGCTGGGAAAGGGGGCTGGGTAAATTTATGCTGGAGAAGCCCATCAATAGCCATGAGCAGAACAGAACCTCCATCATCAGAGGCAGTATGCCAcagaataccagttgctggggggTAACTGCCTCTCTGCGAGACTgtgagctgggggtgggtgggtgggagcaggATGCTGCGGTGGGCGAAcctttggtgtgatccagcagggctctccgaGTGGGCGGCATGGTTTGAACGGAGGTCTGGTGGGGAGGACGCGGCCTGTCTGCCTTCTGCAGAGCGATAAGAGGCAAGAAAGACAAGCTGCGCAGCCTCCTACTTCTGGATGGGATTCCTAAACCACCATAGTCTTGCTTTCTTTTCTAGCTTCCAGGGTAACAACATGGTCAAGGTCGTCCGGGACTTCCTCTACGCCCAGAAAGTGCAACAGCCCGTAGAGCTATACTCCGACTGGCTGGTTGTGGGTCACGTGGATGAGTTCTTGACATTTGTTCCGGCTCCTGATAGAAAGGTCTGCGCCCCTGCATGAAGAGAACCCTTGGCCAGCCTTCCTTCTGTCTCTGTGGCCTGCATAAATTATGCTGATTGAGCCAATTTTGCTTGTGTGTTTGCTATTTTGCATAACTTGTTGCAGTTAGCTGATAAGTGGGGGAGCCAGGATATCGCAGTCCCACCCCCAGCCAGGGGAAATTTTATTCATCCAGATTCTGTGACTtagaatgccaacctccaggtagtagctggagatctcctggcattacatacatacatacatgaaccTTCATTAGCATAATAACCATACTGGCAGATGCATTTATACAGgggccttaaaagaaaaaatgttcCATCGTAAAATGACaataatctcctgctattacaaccgatctccagctgatagagatcaggtcacctggagaaaatggccactttggcaattggactctatggcactgaagtccctcctctccccaaaccccgccctcctcagactctgcccccgaaatctccagctatttcccaccccggagccggcaaccctatctgtgattgTTGTCACAATCTGTGCTTATGTGGAGTCAGGGCAAGCTTGCCATAGCGGCTACTCTTCTTCCAAAGGTCACTTGGTTGGGACCGTGACCATTAAATACATTTGGAAGTGGGTGAAGTGTGTAGTTTAAAGGTACCAGCGTCTCTTCTTTGGGGGACTGAGTGCCCTGATTCATTCTTCTGTATCTCTACCATCTGGAGTGATCACTCCACACTGGATTTTGCTGAACCTGGTTGCCTCTGCTTGAGTCCTGATTCTCTCTGGTACATAATTAGTTACTTCCTGTTCACTCCTGATGCTTCAGCTTACCTGAAAGTACTTGTAATCAGTTCCTTCTTCTGGGCAGGGCGAGGAAGGGGGAAATTTAATTACTTCCATTCTCTTGAGAGAAAAATGTActcattaatatttttattttttatgataGCAATATGCTAATGGTGTGATTAAGACAATGAAAAATTAAGGAATAATCACATTGCTACAAAGGGGTAAGAGAAGTAATTAAAGCTTCCTCCTGCCCAGGTAAAGGATCCATCAACAATGCTAAGGGAGAATCGGAagtcttaaaataaaaacaaataccaAGGCCCTGCAATTgaattaaatatttaaacaatgctACATATCAGGTTTTTAAAAGTACAGAAAATGCTGACGGTGATGTGATCTAGATGCCTCATAAAAACGAGAACACGTCATGGTAATTTGAGATTAAACTGCTGCTGCATGGATCCTATCTGGGTGTCTGGGACACCTCAGGGTCTCTGCAGTTCAGGGAGGGCATGCGTCCACTGGGCGAACTGGGTGAAGCCCTCCCCCTTGATGCCTCTCTCCATCCATTCAAAGGGAACTCCTCCAAtgtaatctctccccccccacacacacaccttttgctgtgactttttaatttttgaaaatagCTTGTGATAGGCATTgaacattaaaataaaaacaaatagtgtCCTGATGAAATCTCAGTCAATTAACGTATTATCACATTTCTCAGCCTGTAATAAGATTTTGAAGTGGGGCATGCAAAATGCCATTTCACCCAATCCATGGGTGAGCTCTGATGGATTCTCCTTCTCTTATCTTAATGCTTTGAGGTTCCAGACCCCCCCACCCTTACTCAC
This portion of the Euleptes europaea isolate rEulEur1 chromosome 19, rEulEur1.hap1, whole genome shotgun sequence genome encodes:
- the LOC130491806 gene encoding protein-arginine deiminase type-3-like, which gives rise to MAQQRWVRLSAEQPTSTVCVLGTELSLDVCGSAPVGATSFDVWGTAGVNLYIVHDGEVLKIPSCVPRWPLEANIEAVITMDTPSIKVNSDKVRISYYKNNGKGPMAQTLLHLTCIEISLDVDTSRSGTVNRKAKNKKKWTWGPEGKGAVLLVNCDRDCLGAKDMDNQDLRVESYADLKDMSLMILTTSGPEDIFDDYQLILHVSASDHDKVGVFHAKGGKKLNHYKHVLGSGKLSYAVERDGFQENTFYVEGLAFPDVDFSGLVSFHVTLLENPSAAMPDVPIFNDTVVFRMAPWIMTPNTLQPITVYVCSVKYNADFVAAVSKLTAKAGCKLIICPEQENRSDRWIQDEMEIGYVQAPHKGFPVVFDSPRNGLLKDFPFKGVLGPDFGYVKREPADKKTVSGLDSFGNLEVSPPVTVRGKQYPLGRILHGSYFPSFQGNNMVKVVRDFLYAQKVQQPVELYSDWLVVGHVDEFLTFVPAPDRKGFRLLLASPSACYQLLKVKEQEGYGDALMFEGVKKCKQISIKKLLSDQKLRNNNNYYQKCIDWNRDILKEELGLAEEDIIDIPQLFKSRNCSGKAEAYFPDLVNMLVLGKYLGIPKPFGPILHDHCCLEEEVRRLLEPLGLSCTFIDDFETYHEYLGEIHCGTNVRRKPFSFKWWNVIP